The following coding sequences are from one Streptomyces venezuelae window:
- a CDS encoding small ribosomal subunit Rsm22 family protein, with protein sequence MNAPTPQATAAASTAETLRAALAGLLDGLPPRQATQAVERLIANYRGRTPTDAPILRDRADVAAYAAYRMPATFEAVRGALGALADAAPEGWAPGSHVDVGGGTGAATWAVAATWAGERPVTVLDWAEPALALGRELAGAAPQLRGVRWQRSRIGSALAIESADLVTVSYVLGELTEADRRSVVDAAADAAEQAVVVIEPGTPDGYRRVIEARDRLIAAGYRIAAPCPHSAACPIEPGTDWCHFSARVSRSSLHRQVKGGSLAYEDEKFSYVAAVRFGPDPAPTRIVRRPQIRKGQVLLDLCEPDEALRRRTVTKRHGPLYRAARDADWGDAWPPPSAE encoded by the coding sequence GTGAACGCCCCCACCCCCCAGGCCACAGCCGCCGCCTCCACGGCCGAGACTCTGCGCGCCGCCCTCGCAGGGCTTCTGGACGGTCTTCCGCCTCGACAGGCGACCCAGGCCGTCGAGCGGCTGATCGCCAACTATCGGGGGCGGACTCCTACCGACGCGCCGATCCTGCGGGATCGGGCGGACGTCGCGGCGTACGCGGCGTACCGGATGCCCGCGACGTTCGAAGCCGTCCGGGGTGCGCTCGGCGCGCTCGCGGACGCGGCGCCGGAGGGGTGGGCGCCCGGGAGTCACGTGGACGTGGGAGGCGGGACCGGCGCCGCCACGTGGGCGGTCGCCGCGACCTGGGCGGGGGAGCGGCCCGTGACCGTGCTCGACTGGGCCGAGCCCGCGCTCGCGCTGGGACGGGAGCTGGCCGGTGCGGCGCCCCAGCTGCGCGGTGTGCGGTGGCAGCGCTCCCGTATCGGGTCGGCGCTCGCCATCGAGAGCGCGGATCTCGTGACCGTGTCCTACGTGCTGGGAGAGCTCACCGAGGCCGACCGGCGTTCCGTCGTCGACGCCGCCGCGGACGCGGCGGAACAGGCCGTCGTCGTCATCGAGCCCGGCACCCCCGACGGCTACCGGCGCGTCATCGAGGCACGCGACCGGCTCATCGCCGCGGGCTACCGCATCGCCGCGCCCTGCCCGCACAGCGCGGCCTGCCCCATCGAGCCCGGCACGGACTGGTGCCACTTCTCCGCGCGGGTCAGCAGGTCGTCCCTGCACCGCCAGGTCAAGGGCGGCTCCCTGGCGTACGAGGACGAGAAGTTCAGCTACGTCGCCGCGGTCCGCTTCGGCCCGGACCCCGCGCCCACGCGCATCGTGCGCCGCCCGCAGATCCGCAAGGGCCAGGTCCTCCTCGACCTGTGCGAACCGGACGAGGCCCTGCGCAGGAGGACCGTGACCAAGCGCCACGGCCCCCTCTACCGCGCGGCGCGCGACGCGGACTGGGGCGACGCGTGGCCGCCCCCGTCCGCGGAGTGA
- a CDS encoding serine hydrolase domain-containing protein — protein MLRRTVPPLAARTHDARDGGGPLSAPRLLRPGTPDRAGLDPDEIGRLVAEVADLTRGPRPWCAGAVVLVGRGPVIAAEEAAGWAVRYASYDPETDRGVELPPEWRVPTRTSTPFDLASLTKLFTTVAAVQQLERGTLGIDALVGAYVPEFTAAAQHRVTVRQLLTHTSGLRPELPLYDCADDAARLAALRAEAPVTEPGDYVYSDLNMLLLQHILERLTRRPLDDLIREGITRPLGMTATGFGPRPDAAATEDQRRPWAKADRGMLRGTVHDENAWALGGVAGHAGLFSTARDLAVLCRTLLCGGSYGRARILGPDFVELMFAGSGLGFGIDQPWFMGELAGRGAAGHTGFTGTSLVLDPSTDTFLVLLANTVHPRRRAPDNAPRAAAATRLARAARGR, from the coding sequence ATGCTTCGTAGGACTGTGCCGCCCCTGGCAGCACGGACCCACGACGCACGCGACGGAGGCGGACCACTGAGCGCACCCAGACTCCTGCGCCCCGGCACCCCGGACCGCGCGGGCCTCGACCCCGACGAGATCGGCCGCCTCGTCGCCGAGGTGGCCGACCTGACGCGCGGACCCCGGCCGTGGTGCGCGGGCGCCGTCGTCCTCGTCGGCCGCGGGCCCGTCATCGCGGCGGAGGAGGCGGCGGGGTGGGCGGTGCGGTACGCCTCGTACGACCCGGAGACCGACCGCGGCGTCGAGCTGCCCCCCGAATGGCGGGTGCCGACGCGCACGAGCACGCCCTTCGACCTGGCCTCGCTCACGAAGCTCTTCACGACGGTCGCCGCCGTGCAGCAACTGGAACGCGGCACGCTCGGCATCGACGCGCTCGTCGGGGCGTACGTTCCCGAGTTCACGGCCGCGGCACAGCACCGCGTCACGGTGCGCCAGCTGCTCACCCACACCTCCGGGCTGCGGCCCGAGCTGCCGCTGTACGACTGCGCCGACGACGCGGCACGCCTCGCGGCGCTGCGCGCGGAGGCCCCCGTCACCGAACCCGGCGACTACGTCTACTCCGACCTGAACATGCTGCTCCTCCAGCACATCCTGGAGCGCCTCACCCGCCGCCCCCTAGACGACCTCATCCGCGAGGGCATCACCCGGCCGCTCGGCATGACCGCCACGGGCTTCGGGCCGCGCCCCGACGCGGCGGCGACGGAGGACCAGCGCAGGCCCTGGGCGAAGGCCGACCGGGGGATGCTGCGCGGCACCGTCCACGACGAGAACGCGTGGGCGCTCGGCGGTGTCGCCGGGCACGCGGGGCTGTTCTCCACGGCGCGCGACCTGGCGGTGCTCTGCCGCACGCTGCTGTGCGGCGGGTCGTACGGCAGGGCCCGCATCCTCGGCCCCGACTTCGTCGAGCTGATGTTCGCGGGGTCCGGGCTCGGCTTCGGCATCGACCAGCCGTGGTTCATGGGCGAGCTCGCGGGGCGCGGGGCGGCGGGCCACACGGGGTTCACCGGCACGTCGCTGGTCCTGGACCCGTCGACGGACACGTTTCTGGTTCTGCTGGCCAACACGGTCCACCCGCGCCGTCGCGCACCGGACAACGCGCCCCGGGCCGCGGCGGCGACGCGGCTCGCCCGCGCGGCGCGGGGGAGGTAG
- a CDS encoding multidrug effflux MFS transporter, which produces MPELGQATEDHAITKAAEPSGPAALRRTGALVTLVLGGLTAVPALSMDMYLPALPEVTDALSSPAATVQLTLTACLMGMALGQLVVGPMSDKWGRRRPLLIGLLVYVVATATCAFAPTAELLIGFRLLQGLAGSAGIVIARAIVRDLYDGVEMARFFSTLMLISGVAPVAAPLIGGQVLRFTDWRGIFVVLTVVGTALTLLVWRRLPETLAPEKRHSGGTVEALRTMRSLLADRVFAGYMIAGGFAFAALFAYISASPFVIQEIYGASPQTFSLLFGVNSVGLIAAGQINGKVLVGRTSLNKVLAVGLAMVTVAAIALLLMTTGVFGDVGLVPVAAGLFVLMSSMGLTLPNTQSLALLRTPHAAGSASALLGTSSFLVGAVASPLVGIAGEDTAVPMAVVQLACALAAIACFVGLCRPWQHGPTTHATEADH; this is translated from the coding sequence ATGCCTGAGCTCGGGCAGGCCACCGAAGACCACGCGATAACGAAGGCGGCGGAGCCATCAGGCCCCGCCGCCCTCCGCCGTACCGGGGCTCTGGTCACCCTCGTCCTCGGCGGCCTCACCGCCGTCCCGGCGCTCTCCATGGACATGTACCTGCCGGCGCTGCCGGAGGTCACCGACGCCCTGAGCTCCCCGGCCGCGACCGTCCAGCTCACCCTGACCGCCTGCCTCATGGGCATGGCACTCGGCCAGCTCGTCGTCGGCCCCATGAGCGACAAGTGGGGCCGCCGACGCCCGCTCCTCATCGGCCTCCTCGTCTACGTCGTCGCCACCGCGACCTGCGCCTTCGCCCCCACCGCCGAACTCCTCATCGGCTTCCGCCTGCTCCAGGGCCTCGCGGGCTCCGCCGGCATCGTCATCGCCCGCGCCATCGTCCGTGACCTGTACGACGGCGTGGAGATGGCCCGCTTCTTCTCCACCCTCATGCTGATCTCCGGCGTCGCCCCCGTCGCCGCGCCCCTCATCGGCGGCCAGGTGCTCCGCTTCACCGACTGGCGCGGCATCTTCGTCGTCCTCACGGTCGTCGGCACCGCCCTGACCCTGCTGGTCTGGCGCCGCCTCCCCGAGACCCTCGCCCCCGAGAAGCGGCACAGCGGCGGCACCGTCGAGGCGCTGCGCACCATGAGGTCGCTCCTCGCCGACCGCGTCTTCGCCGGCTACATGATCGCGGGCGGCTTCGCGTTCGCCGCGCTCTTCGCGTACATCTCCGCGTCGCCCTTCGTGATCCAGGAGATCTACGGCGCCTCCCCGCAGACCTTCAGCCTCCTCTTCGGCGTCAACTCCGTCGGACTGATCGCCGCGGGCCAGATCAACGGCAAGGTCCTCGTCGGCCGCACCAGCCTCAACAAGGTCCTCGCCGTCGGCCTCGCCATGGTCACGGTCGCCGCGATCGCGCTCCTGCTCATGACGACCGGCGTCTTCGGCGACGTCGGCCTGGTCCCCGTCGCCGCGGGACTCTTCGTCCTCATGTCGTCGATGGGCCTCACCCTGCCCAACACCCAGTCCCTCGCCCTGCTCCGCACCCCCCACGCCGCGGGCTCCGCCTCCGCGCTCCTCGGCACCTCCTCCTTCCTCGTCGGCGCCGTCGCCTCGCCGCTCGTCGGCATCGCGGGCGAGGACACGGCCGTCCCGATGGCCGTCGTCCAACTGGCCTGCGCGCTGGCAGCCATCGCATGCTTCGTAGGACTGTGCCGCCCCTGGCAGCACGGACCCACGACGCACGCGACGGAGGCGGACCACTGA
- a CDS encoding glycoside hydrolase, protein MPNKSSSPGHARRRSETRFLALSIALAVAAAGATTYAFTAGAEQPRGRAVELSLDGGTAVVDTATLAVRARTGAGRDLTLSDAAGTDLGKPGPVTRTGRDRARWSYPERGIDVTARTDHGRLSLSMKAHRDTRLSWPVTGTDAAAISLQLPRGEGLDIPVGDAFWTEGKGQLAGSTVDMSEGLTLPLWGYSLGKRAGVSYLTPTDIGTDLAFTADKGRLRTTAEHTFDRGEGTRAYTVTFALTDGNAVAPAADYRSWLAERGRLGSLKRKIAKNPATEKLLGAFHAYTWGTARTAEGVRQLRKLGVDRMWLGYDAGPDPMDKAAVDAAKKAGYLVGPYDSFANGQDPKSADSPTSAWPGTVYPDYCVRDAEGRPETGFGGRGCYLSSQAFEQSEPRRHHLADRTRSMVANGADSYFLDVDATGELFRDHAKGHRMTKAKDRTNRLARMKRIAEHGKGGLVLGSETAGAWANQALAFDHGGGTPVADGLWKLQKDREKWGGYYPEAAPGIFFKPVDLPADLARAMYDPRYRVPLYETALHGSLVNAERWELSYEKLPQQKTDRALTAMLYNTPLNYVLDGPSLKQHGAELAALQKYFAPLHKAAGTEPLTSYRRLTADNTVQRTVFGGGTLTVTANFGTKAYDGLPGGCVDARIEGDDEPRRICPADLRG, encoded by the coding sequence ATGCCGAACAAGAGCAGTTCTCCCGGCCACGCCCGCAGGCGGTCGGAGACCCGTTTCCTCGCCCTGTCCATCGCCCTGGCGGTCGCCGCCGCGGGTGCCACCACCTACGCCTTCACCGCGGGCGCGGAGCAACCGCGCGGCCGCGCCGTCGAACTCTCCCTCGACGGCGGCACCGCCGTCGTCGACACCGCGACGCTCGCCGTCCGCGCCCGCACCGGCGCGGGACGCGACCTCACCCTCTCCGACGCCGCCGGCACCGACCTCGGCAAGCCCGGCCCCGTGACCCGTACCGGCAGGGACCGGGCGCGCTGGAGCTACCCCGAGCGCGGCATCGACGTCACCGCGCGCACCGACCACGGCCGCCTCTCCCTGAGCATGAAGGCGCACCGCGACACCAGGCTCAGCTGGCCCGTCACCGGCACCGACGCCGCCGCCATCTCCCTGCAACTGCCGCGCGGCGAAGGCCTGGACATACCCGTCGGGGACGCGTTCTGGACGGAGGGGAAAGGACAACTCGCGGGCAGCACCGTCGACATGAGCGAAGGGCTGACCCTGCCCCTGTGGGGCTACTCCCTCGGCAAGCGGGCCGGCGTCAGCTACCTCACCCCCACCGACATCGGCACGGACCTCGCCTTCACCGCGGACAAGGGACGGCTGCGCACCACCGCCGAGCACACCTTCGACCGCGGCGAGGGCACCCGCGCCTACACCGTCACGTTCGCCCTGACCGACGGCAACGCCGTCGCGCCCGCCGCCGACTACCGCTCCTGGCTCGCCGAGCGCGGCCGGCTCGGCAGCCTGAAGCGGAAGATCGCGAAGAACCCGGCCACGGAGAAGCTCCTCGGCGCCTTCCACGCCTACACCTGGGGCACCGCCCGCACAGCGGAGGGTGTGCGGCAGCTCCGCAAGCTCGGCGTCGACCGGATGTGGCTCGGCTACGACGCGGGCCCGGACCCCATGGACAAGGCGGCGGTCGACGCCGCCAAGAAGGCCGGCTATCTCGTCGGCCCCTATGACTCCTTCGCCAACGGCCAGGACCCGAAGAGCGCCGACAGCCCCACCTCCGCCTGGCCCGGCACCGTCTACCCCGACTACTGCGTGCGGGACGCCGAGGGCAGGCCCGAGACCGGCTTCGGCGGTCGCGGCTGCTACCTCAGCTCCCAGGCCTTCGAGCAGTCCGAACCACGCCGGCACCACCTCGCGGACCGTACCCGCTCCATGGTCGCCAACGGCGCCGACAGCTACTTCCTCGACGTGGACGCCACCGGCGAACTCTTCCGGGACCACGCCAAGGGCCACCGCATGACCAAGGCGAAGGACCGCACGAACCGCCTCGCGCGGATGAAGCGCATCGCCGAGCACGGGAAGGGCGGCCTCGTCCTCGGCTCGGAGACCGCGGGAGCCTGGGCCAACCAGGCCCTCGCCTTCGACCACGGCGGGGGCACCCCCGTCGCCGACGGCCTGTGGAAGCTCCAGAAGGACCGCGAGAAGTGGGGCGGCTACTACCCGGAGGCCGCGCCCGGCATCTTCTTCAAGCCCGTCGACCTGCCCGCCGACCTCGCCAGGGCGATGTACGACCCGCGCTACCGCGTGCCGCTCTACGAGACCGCACTGCACGGCTCGCTCGTCAACGCCGAGCGCTGGGAACTCTCGTACGAGAAGCTGCCGCAGCAGAAGACCGACCGCGCGCTGACCGCGATGCTCTACAACACGCCCCTCAACTATGTCCTCGACGGTCCGTCCCTGAAGCAGCACGGGGCCGAACTCGCCGCCCTGCAGAAGTACTTCGCCCCGCTGCACAAGGCCGCGGGCACCGAGCCCCTCACCTCGTATCGCCGCCTGACCGCCGACAACACGGTCCAGCGCACGGTGTTCGGCGGGGGCACGCTGACCGTCACGGCCAACTTCGGCACCAAGGCGTACGACGGGCTGCCGGGCGGCTGCGTCGACGCCCGCATCGAGGGCGACGACGAGCCGCGCCGGATCTGCCCGGCCGACCTGCGGGGCTAG